In the genome of Candida dubliniensis CD36 chromosome 3, complete sequence, the window GTACACCAATAAAAAGTTTACTGGGAAAATGACCAAATCGTTATGTAACACGCTAGTGCTGGAAGCAAGAAACTGCTGGAGATTACTCTCCACCTTAGCAAGTAGGTCTAGCACGGTTTCCAAGGGTGTGTCTTCTGATGTTTTTGAGTTGATCTCGACGAGTTTGCGCAACAATAAGAGCAAGTCGTTGCTGAGCCAGATGTTTTTCACTATACTCTGTTCGATAAGCGGTTGGTTGACGATTTGGGGGAGTTTTGTATCACACGCTTGTGGGTTTGACGACAAGACGGTTTGGAAGATGGCGCTATCGATGACCTCCATTCTTTGTAAGATGTGCCATATTTTCCGTCGCAATTGCTGTTGCTTTAGGTCGTGCTCTCCAATGTATTCAGGGTCCCGGTGTAATGCGAGGGAGTAACAGTTTTGGATAAGCACGCCAACACTTACTTGGACGTAGTTGCTTTGCGTGTACAGTTCTGGTGCCACGATTTTGTAGAATCTAAGCATGACCTCGGCCTGGAGTGCAGTTAAGGAGTGGGTTTTGGTGATATCGAATTCCTTCATTATTGTTTCTGCTGCACGTAGGGTGTCGTAGGAAACCGGGCACCCGCTTTTATCGGGGGTGTACATGTAGGCCATTCGCAAGACGAGCATGAACAACGCCAAGAATGGCAAATCGTCGACCGAAGCGATGCTGGGGAACGAGTTTATATAGTGTCCGTCGATTTGTGGGCCCAATACTCTGTTAATAGAAGCGGTAAACTCTGCTTCGTCGATGATGGGGATTAGCGGGTAGATGTGGTGGAAAAATGTATCTACCAACACTTTGTTGGCCCATGCTGGGGGGATTAAGCTGAAGAAGGATGTCAATGGGTCAGCAAAGTTTCCCGAAAACCTAAAGTTTGGGTTTTGGCCAATGATTTGTTTTAGTTGGTTGACTGTATACCCTTCTTGGAGGTTGGGGATGTAGGCATCGCCAAGTAGTGTCTTTGCCTTGGCAGTGAGAAGGCGCTTTTTCGCCAATGGCAAGTTTGCAAGGAGTTGGGAATACTCGAAATAGTGGGGGTCTCTCTCTAGCAAGTGGTTACAATGGTACCTAACTAGTAAGCAACCGGGATCTCGTTTCGACAAGATTAGGTAGGGGAATAATCGTTGCAATTCCAATAGTGGTGTTCCGTCGGTGAATGACttgttgaagttgatgGTTTCTACTTGTAAGAGCTCCTTTTTCCCTTCTAGCTGGGAGATCTTTTTCTCAATGGCAGATATCTGGTGGTGGGTCTTTTTGTCGAGCTTTCGGTTGTTGATTTGGGCATCTCGTTGGCGTGAGATGGTGTAGACACAGTCTCTTTTGGACTTGTAGCATGCAGCACAGGGGGTTTGTCGGTTGCATTTGATCTTACGTGACCGACATGTATCACAGCTGTATATGGTACGATCACGTTTGGTCATTAgtgaaagaaaaacaacgaaaaaaaaaaaaaagaaagaattttttatttgctATTTATTTTTGCTATATAAGAGCTGAGCAAGTCGTGGAGGGAACTGGCTTCGGCGAGTTTTGCGTGTAGTGGAGAAGCAAACTCGCCCGCGAGTTTCAACTGTAAGTCAGAGATGTGGTTAAGTTTTTCCGATCTCAAAGCCTTTAGGGAAGTTATCATTTCCAGGTAATCTGTAGGGGATGTGGGTTGGGTTTTGTATTGGTTTACCAACTTTTCCAAAACAACTGtagttgctgctgttgtgATGGTATCGTTTTTGTCAGGGATGTAGGGGATAGCACCAAGTGTGTGGTAGAGAGCAATGATTTGGGCTTCAACGGAGGCCGATTCATCTAGCATCGATATTGCTTTGTCGCATTCCTTTATGAACCCTTCAACACGAGCGATATCCTTTTGGAGTACCTGTGTGTATGTGTTTGGCAAGTCGTCGAGAGACTCCAATCGTTCACGTAAAGACATCATggttaaagaaaaaaaaaaaaaaaaaaagtaaacaaaagaaaaaaattttttttttttttttcggtttcttttcttcaacCATGTCGAGTTTATCTACCACGGCCATTCAGAGCCTTGATGAGGCTTCTAGGAAAGAGATTATGCAGTTTGTTGAGTCTGAACAGTCCAAGTCGAAGGTGCAGCTGTCGATCCATAACTTTACAGATATGTGTTTCAAAAAGTGCAACAAGGATAAGCCAATCACCAGTGCTACGTTAGACGGACAAGAGGAGGCGTGTCTTAAGAATTGTTTGAACCGGTTTTTAGATACAAATATCAAGGTTGTTGAGGCGTTGCAAGGCCGTTAGATTGCTATATATGTACATAGGGTATCGATATCGTTATTATTTGCGAGTTTCTGTAGACTAGAGATGTTGCGTTTCAACTGGTCCGCAAACTTGCCAGGGTGGCGTCTCAGTAGGATTGACCAGGCACCGATAAAGTCGTAAGCGTAGGTAAGGACGAACTTGTGGTTGAGGTTGATGATATCGTTCTGGATAGTTAAGGCCAAGGC includes:
- a CDS encoding fungal zinc cluster transcription factor, putative; the encoded protein is MTKRDRTIYSCDTCRSRKIKCNRQTPCAACYKSKRDCVYTISRQRDAQINNRKLDKKTHHQISAIEKKISQLEGKKELLQVETINFNKSFTDGTPLLELQRLFPYLILSKRDPGCLLVRYHCNHLLERDPHYFEYSQLLANLPLAKKRLLTAKAKTLLGDAYIPNLQEGYTVNQLKQIIGQNPNFRFSGNFADPLTSFFSLIPPAWANKVLVDTFFHHIYPLIPIIDEAEFTASINRVLGPQIDGHYINSFPSIASVDDLPFLALFMLVLRMAYMYTPDKSGCPVSYDTLRAAETIMKEFDITKTHSLTALQAEVMLRFYKIVAPESYTQSNYVQVSVGVLIQNCYSLALHRDPEYIGEHDLKQQQLRRKIWHILQRMEVIDSAIFQTVLSSNPQACDTKLPQIVNQPLIEQSIVKNIWLSNDLLLLLRKLVEINSKTSEDTPLETVLDLLAKVESNLQQFLASSTSVLHNDLVIFPVNFLLVYMYYSLYLYKGATPEGDAYLLKSTKILFVDLTRTKSTSLFLAYFNLNYIHLVLMITNFLRMRVDCIIHKQLTTHNTSLQELQRCRYYLKTIYFAHVKELAYYSSSHKYAWQLRKVYLTLAKIMERPSDVFLSNHPDLVKHASVDIPVKELNKMLESYINFKGFTPTPLFNPTEKELIDEMQHENLWNAMEKIEYSEKVYSGWIDAIKNVPSNWDWDYWDFLKIS
- a CDS encoding mitochondrial import inner membrane translocase subunit, putative (Similar to S. cerevisiae TIM8;~In S. cerevisiae: mitochondrial intermembrane space protein mediating import and insertion of polytopic inner membrane proteins) gives rise to the protein MSSLSTTAIQSLDEASRKEIMQFVESEQSKSKVQSSIHNFTDMCFKKCNKDKPITSATLDGQEEACLKNCLNRFLDTNIKVVEALQGR